Within the Musa acuminata AAA Group cultivar baxijiao chromosome BXJ2-9, Cavendish_Baxijiao_AAA, whole genome shotgun sequence genome, the region TATGCGTGCATGTGCGTGATGGAGAACAAAGAACAGTGATGCTTCTCGGGCTGCTCCATCTAACGTTGCGTAGCACAGAGTTGGTGAATGATCGTGGATCCACCAACAGATTCCACAATAATGCGAGTCGCAGTGAAATCATGGTGCCACCACTTTCCTGGGTAGTTTTACCTGAGCAGTAGACGCGTGGCCACGGCCACACGAGGCAGGTCAAAATAAATGGTCCTCGGCATCATTTAACAAAGGACATGTCCCTAACTAGCCGGACATGATTACCGTTCTTGCTGCCTTTAGCCACCACTAATCGGTCTCTTCCACCGATCTCAACGTAGACGAATCCGAGTAGGACCACAGAGAAGGAAGGAGCGAGGAAACGAGGCGGGGAAGGCGACACAGAGCAATGGGTTTCCCGAGATGGTGGGGCCGACTTGCTCTTTACCATTTCCACGAGCTGCTCATCACGTGAAGTCGCGTGATGTGCGAGGCTTCGGCCAACCACAGCCTTCCAAGCGCGCCGGGCCTCGTGGGGGGGTATCCGTTCCCTACGGGTGAGCTACAGTTTTCTTGTGCTGTGTCAGCAAACGCGAGTCCCGGTGGCCTATCGGTGATAGTGCTACGTGTTGGCAGCTACCTCAGTGGAGACAACACTTGACGCTTGCATCGAGCGTGATGGACAGGCACAATGGGATGGACGAAGAGTCTCTTGGCAGGAATCCGACGCCGATTCTAATCCATGCAATCTCTCTCATCTTTTATTTTGTACAACATCGGTACACGGACTCGTACCTTCTCACAAAGATCAAAGCTTCCGACGGAGTGCATTCATCAGGACATCATCAAGGAGGAGATTGAACTCAATTCCCGGTTCAGATCCAGCTTAAGCCCAATTGAGTTTGAGCAGCATCAGACCCTCCACACAATGACTATCATGCCCAACTTGCATCTTGATGATTCGCATGATTTCCAAGAACTTGACGAATCAAACGAAATCAAATAATTGAAGTTACATAAGGCATCTGACGGATGCATTCTAGAATTCTTCCAGGTCAGATTAATCAAAATGGCCCTGATGACTCTTGGGACTACAGCAAAACACAAAAAAATACTGTTTCTTCCCATCGACAGAGAAAGTTAATACACTCCAAAATAAAGATTATATGATATGTGTCTTCTCAGTACATATTTCCTACATTATTAAGAAGAGAAATCAACATCCTAAAGAGGAAGAATGACAAATTAACGACACTGGAACAATAGACTATCAAAGAGAATTAATGAGCCAAACACGCACACCACAACTGTACAGGATCAAATAGCTGAATGTTCTCCAAGGGCATCATGTATGGGTTCCCTAACatcatatggtctctgggatttgGAAGTGCTGGACACCAAAGATCTGGAGGGAGCTATTCTGAACGAAGAGAATAAGGCCACATTTAGCACTATTAAAGCCCTCCCACAGAGTGAACTGGACAGAGCCGGAGAGGTTCTTCTTCGCGGAGATGTCCTTGACCGAAACGAGCTTTTCAAGTTGCCGGACAACATAGTCACTGGGGAGAACACGGCCCTTGTTCTCACCCTTGTCACAGTTGGTGATCAGACTGCTCTGGTAGAGTGCTACCATGACGTCGGCGCCACTTCCGTCCACTGTCGACCGCAATGCCCCAGTGAAAGCCACCTGCAGTGTCTCAGGAGCTGGCTTTTGGAATGTTGCCTGTGGTGTTCATTCAATCTCATCAGTCACTTAAGTTTCATTCCAAAAGAAAACTGGCTACATTAGCTCTATAGCACCAGCAACTCTAGCGCTGCATCAAATTTACGCAGGCATTTTAGACTATTTCTATATACGTGTAGAGGCAAATTTTGCCTTCATACATACAAACTTTTCTTGCTCCACTGCTCATACATATGCCAGGGCATGTTTGGATGTTTCATACTGTCTGTTTTCTACTAAAGAGGTCAGTTTGTCTTCGTTACATTAATTCTAAGCCATCACCGAATCAATACTAATGAAACTTCCAGCTGAACCAAATTACAATTTGATCAACACAGAACCTTATATGATTAAGATCTTTATCATAAGTTCTAACGGCACAAAGCATATCAGGGAACTAAAAAGGATTTTTGAATGGATATAACCCTATCAAATTGAAATCCACCTCGTTCAAACAGACGCAGATTAAGAATTTGAACTGATATTTTGACTAGTGCACTGATCAGATTACGAGTGGGATCTGATGTCGACTGACATTGACACCATCCATTTATGACCTAATTCGATTATAAATAGAGATTTAACTCCATGCTTATTTGTTAAGCCAAAGTATGTTTTTTGAGACGCAAACAACGTCGAACGTCATTGGATCAGATCATGCATTTTAGATTGGAGTTTGGGATCTTACTTGCGCCTTATACGAATCACATTATAGACTGTCTTCTATAGAGAATAGACTGCTTATGGATAAAACTTAATTGGATCCACTTATAGCTCCAGATTCCAAGAGCTCCAGGGGAATGCTAAAATTACATCTGAACATGAACCCACCTAAATCCAGGTCAGTGAGATCGTTTATAGTTTGCAGGTAAATAACCCTGAAGCTAATCTCTAATCTACCATAATTTCCGTGGATCACACTGAAGGAACTGCCaaacaagaaaagaacaaaaaaaagataaaagcataGAGAAACCGAACATCGACCAATATGATTTAACTTGTCAAGTACTCTACGACATCAATCTGTTTGTGTGTTTATTCCACAGGCACATTGTTAAACATCATAAACACTGCACTGGTATGAAACCTAATTGATTTAAATTATCCAACATGGCTACTCAAACATGCCTACCAACATGCTACGGGCAAAAAATAAATGAAGAAAATTACATTATTCTGCAAAATTGATCAAACCATGTCAGTCTTTCATGGTTATTTTGACACAATTAATATATCAAACCGTATTAATTGAACAAATTAATATGACCAGAAAGAAAGTTTTGCGATGCGACTTCGCCAATGCAGATTAACGTGAATAGCATGCCAATTGGTCGCAATAGGGAAATCATTTTTACTAAACGATCGAAAAAGGTCAGCCTTCTCTTGTTGCCAAGTCATGCATCGTTGCATTATTTGATGGGGCAGGGAAAAATTGCATCAGTTGCAATCAAATTCTAGGTTTCAGGATCCAGAGATGATGCAATTCTAGCAAAGATAAGCACGACAAACACGCATCTGACAACCATTAACCATGATGGGATGATTAAGTTAGATGAATAATAGATCCATTAAGTGAAACGGGGGTGTGAGTCTAGCCAAGCCAACCTGCATGGTTGGGGACGGAAATCTGAGAGCGGATCGGACGGCGGAGGCAATGGCGTCGATGTCGGTGCCGATGCACTGGGCGCGGCCGTGGACCACCACCTGGGGCGTGTACAGGGTGTCGAGCCGAAGCGACTCCACGTACGCCTTCTGCCGCACCGTCCAAATGCTGGATCCAAAGGGGTCCCGCCACCCCCGGTAGTCCCAGTACTCGACGTGGAACCCCAGCACCGCCACAGGGGGCAGGTCCTCTCGGAGCTCGCCACGGCCCAGCCGCGATAACACCGCCTCGGCCTCCGGGGACGTCCCGCATCCCTGCGAAGAGAATAACTCCACCAGCACGGGACACCTCCTCCGTAGTTCCTCCGCCGTCAGGTCCGCCGTAGCGTTTGCCTCTGGCGACGTCGACGGCGAGGAAGCCCCGCAGCCGCGGCCGAAACACGAGAACTGCCACGGCGCCATCGGTGATGGTGCGGACCGTGGAGATACCGGCGATCGGATCCGAGAAGCGAAGCAAAGAGGAGAGGATAGAAGAAACGGGGGTTTTGCCCTTTGGAGATCTCCGGAGTATGGCCGAGAGAAGAGATGCGTCGGAGTCAGAGAAGAGGGAGGGGCGATGGAGCATTAGAAGCGGATGCGGGAGTGACATTTAAGCAGGTGGCTCGGATCACCTGTTTCCAATCTCGCACGAAACAGAAAACATTTGATGGTGTGCCAAAATTACCGGACGGCAATTAGCGGCCGACCTGTGTCGAAGCCGCCTTACGGTCTCCTGGTGAAGTTTCATGCGACGTAGAAGACAGCGGATCCGTTCGTAAGCGATGCAGTGGGTGAACCGTTCGGTAGGTGGGAGAGGAACGTGGCGGTAGCGACGGGAAGCCCTCCAGTTTGGCCATGGCCCAGCCGCCTGTCTAGTCTCAGACACAGCACAGCGAATTCCCTCAAAGGTCGATGGCGTACCCCACGTTGCATTCCTCTAAAGGCAGAGCCCGCCGCTTCATGCTGAGAGGGAGAAAGTAGAGCACCCTGTGGTGTCGGtgagctacatgagggtgtggtGGTACGTCGGTGCGTGGGGCGGTCACCCAACCGCCAGCTGTAACGTCGTTGTGCGTGGTTGCGATTGCTGATCGGTAATCAGCTGGCCGTGACCGACCAATTGATCGGAGAAGTATCAGATTCAAACGGCAAACGTGTCTCTCCACCTCTTGAAACAGCACGTCTTTGTGACGCCAGCGTTCTAAACAATAAAAAGTGGGTATATCACTCAAGTCTATAACgtgctttttttttattattattcccGTAGAACATTTTTATTGACAATAGTCTCAAAATATACTATAAAATGagcttttttaaaataatattatattatattatattttaaaaattacccTCGTAAATATAGATCATAAAATGGACTTCGTGCTATcaagataatttataaaaaatattatcattttaaattaatctaatttcaaacatataatcttttattttttttatatcttattatttttttataatttcttaaGGTCTTCATTCTTATATAACTTTAATATCTA harbors:
- the LOC135622962 gene encoding uncharacterized protein LOC135622962 — protein: MAPWQFSCFGRGCGASSPSTSPEANATADLTAEELRRRCPVLVELFSSQGCGTSPEAEAVLSRLGRGELREDLPPVAVLGFHVEYWDYRGWRDPFGSSIWTVRQKAYVESLRLDTLYTPQVVVHGRAQCIGTDIDAIASAVRSALRFPSPTMQATFQKPAPETLQVAFTGALRSTVDGSGADVMVALYQSSLITNCDKGENKGRVLPSDYVVRQLEKLVSVKDISAKKNLSGSVQFTLWEGFNSAKCGLILFVQNSSLQIFGVQHFQIPETI